In a genomic window of Malaclemys terrapin pileata isolate rMalTer1 chromosome 17, rMalTer1.hap1, whole genome shotgun sequence:
- the BRD3OS gene encoding putative uncharacterized protein BRD3OS yields the protein MTGRVMNGRVPLAEKALSESYARLRYRDTSLLIWQQQQQKLESVPPGTYLSRSRSMWYSQYGNEAILVRDKNTLDVSRDTGQSKFCIIM from the coding sequence ATGACAGGCAGAGTAATGAATGGACGGGTGCCACTAGCTGAAAAAGCCTTATCTGAGAGCTATGCCAGGCTTCGTTACAGGGACACTTCGTTGCTcatctggcagcagcagcagcagaagctggaGTCTGTCCCACCTGGTACATACTTGAGTAGAAGCCGGAGTATGTGGTACTCACAGTATGGTAATGAGGCCATCCTGGTACGGGACAAAAACACACTGGATGTTTCCAGAGACACTGGGCAATCAAAGTTTTGCATTATTATGTAA